Genomic window (Streptomyces sp. LX-29):
CTGGCGTGTACTGATCCAGAGCCGCGCGGCGCTGCCGACCCCGGAAGCCGAACCGTCCGTGTGCGCGCTGCCGCTGACTCTGCGGCCTTTCGTGGATTCCCCCAGGATCCCGAGTTTCAAGGTGGGCGGTACCCCGTCCTGGGCGCAGGATGCCGAGTACTACAGGTGCGCGTGCGGCGCGGACCTGGTGTATGTCTGCCAGGTTCCCGAGGGGGTAGACTTCGCTGTCCACCCCGGCCAGCCAGAACAGCCCTACAGCGTCCAGGCCGACACGTACTGGCTGTTCCTGGGCAACGAGGTCTACCTGCTGGCGTGCCCGGCCCGCTGCGATCCGGCGGCCGTCTGGCCGGTCAACCAGCACTGACGCCTCAGCATCACCGCCCCTGCCTCCCCCAGCGGTGCCCGTGCTCGTTCGGCCGTCGTGGAGGGCTCCCGGACGGCCCGATCACGCCGGATGTCCGGGGTACGTCCGGATGCGCGGGGATCACTCGGCTGTGGAGCCCAACGCGATGTCCGTGCCGTCACCATCCCAACCGGCCGGGCCGCGCCAGATGACGTTGACACGAAAGATGTCGCGGATCATGTCCGCAGACCAGTCCTCGGAGGGCGGCTCGGAGAGAACGAGATAGAGGCCGTCGGCAGGCGTGGGCAGCGTGTGGTTGATCTCGAGCAGCCGGGTCGCACCCGAGCGGAGGTCCGCGTAGGTCGAGCGGCCGGCGCCCAGGGCCTCGTAGAGGAAGAGACCGCGCTCGGTGACGCAGCTGACGTCGACGACCGGTGAGTCGGCCGGCTCGAGGTCCGCCCAGAGGAGCGACGCCTTCAGCGCGTGGCGGACCGCCTCGTGCTTCTTGCACATGCGGTCGGCCCCGGCAGCCGCCTCCAGTGCGCGAAGGAAGCCTTCCCTCGTGGTCGGGGCCGGTGTGGCGGAGATGGTGTCCGCAGTGGTCATCTGCGCTTCTTCCTTCTGGTCGGGTTGCTGCGGGGCGGGGGGCGCCGCGTCGACAGGGGCCGCGTCGTCGGGGGTGGCTTCGTCAGGCGCCGCGTCAGCGGAGTTCGGCTCCGTCGCGGTGGCGAAGCGTGCCCGAAGCTCTCGTCGCGCCTCGGCGAGGGGCCCTGCCCAGCCGGAAGCCGCCAGCTCCTCCGCGAGCCGGCCCCTGTCCAGGGTTCCGTCCTTGAGCGCGCGGTTGGTCGTCGCGGCGAGGTCGCGCAGAACCCCCAGCCTCTCTCTGCCGGGGTCGCCGAACAGGTGGAGTACGTCGACCCAGTCGGCCTGGTCCCGCCGGAGGATGCGATTGGCCATGCCCTGGAGCTCGGAGAGACGGCTGCGGGCGTCGGGAACGTCGCCGTCGCTCTCGGCCAGTTCTCCGAGCACGTCCAGCGCCGCGAGGTAGCGTCCCGCCATCCGCTCCGAGACGGGCGATCGGCCGCGCTGGTCGGCGGTGAGCACGATCTGGCTCGTCTCGTTGGAGAACACCCAGCAGTTCAGCTTCTCACCCCGCCGTGGGGGAACCGATCCGTGGCGAACGGTGAGGACGAGCGGTCGGTCCATCCCGGGGGACAGCGGCCTGACCTTGTAGCGACCGCCCGGGGCCCGGTCCACGACCTCGACCCTGACATCGGTGCCGACCCGGGGAAGCCGTCCCGCCGTGCCCTCCGCCCGGGCGTCGGAGACCGCCGGTGCCTCGTCGCCCCGGGAACCGGTGAGCGCCTCCGGCAGCGGGGCGGTGTGCAGGACGGTCAGGCTCTGGGTGCTGCGGGTGAGGGCCACGTACAGCTGGCGCAGTCCGGCGGGGCCACGGTCGGCGATCGTGGTGGGTTCGACGACCAGGACGTGGTCGTACTCCATGCCCTTGGCCTGTTCGGCGGCCAGCACGGACACGGCTTCGCGGTTCGACTCGTCGATGTCGCCGCCCTCGTCGATCCTGCGGCTGATCGCGTCCAACCAGTCCGAGTCGTCGGGGACGACGACGGCCACGGATCGGGGGGTCCTCCCGTCGCTGGTGTGCACGAGCCGGGCCACATGGGCGACGGTGTCGTCGAGGAGTTTCCACGGCTCGGTCGCCACGGTCCGCACGGCGTCCGCTCCCGCCTCGCGGACGGCCTGCGGGTACGGCAGGGACGGCGCGACCGCCCGTGCGAGAGGCGCGACGAACTCCATGATCTCGGCGGGGACGCGATAGCTGGTGTTGAGCTGGGCCACGCTCCAGTCGCCCTGGTCGGAGAGGAGCGCGCCGAGCAGGTCCCAGCTCGTCGGGATGTGGGCCCCCGTCGCCTGCGCGAGGTCGCCCAGGACGGTCATGGAACCGCCCACGGCACAGCGCCGTCGCAGGGCGCGCGCCTGCATGGGCGTGAGGTCCTGGGCCTCGTCGACGACGATGTGCCCGTACCGCCTCGGGGTGTCACCGCTGATCAGCACCCGGAGCTCTTCGAGACAGACGTGGTCGTCGAGAGTCCACGGATCGGCGTCGGCGCTGGCGGCGCGGGCCCGCGACAGGGCCGCCCGCTCGTCCTCGTCGAGGATGCCGTCGGCGCAGACGCGCAGCAGCTCGGCCGAGTCGTAGAGGCTGCGCAGGGCCTCCCGCGGGCCCGGTGACGGCCAGACGCGTTCGACGAGCCGCTCGACCCGGCGGTTGCGTTCCAGGTCGCGGCGGATCGTGCCGGCCTGCCCCCGGCGCGACGCGATGTCGGACAGCTCCTGGAGGAGCCGGTCGACGAACAGGCCGCGGAAGCGGTCGCGCCGCTCCCGGAAGGACCCGCCGCCACCGTGGGCCCGGGCGAGGAGGGCGAGAACCTCGGACTTCGGCACGCGCAGGGTCGTACTGCCCGCGGTGATGACGACCGCGGGCTCGTCGCCTTCGAAGGACGGCTCGACGGTGAGTCCGTCGAGGGCCTCGGGGCGGTAGTCGCTCTCGACGCGCCGTCTCAGCACGGCCGCCATGCGTTCGTCCGACTTCACGAGGCGCGCCCGCGGGGAGTCGGTGCCGAGGACTTCGCCCTCCCACAGGCGGTCCAGCTGGACGGCGTTGACGTCCCGGGTGCCGAGGGTGGGGAGGACCTGGCCGACGTAGTCGAGGAACCGCTGGTGGGGGCCGATGACGAGGATGTCCTGGGCCTTGAAGTGCTCGTTGTTGACGAGCCAGGTCACGCGGTGGAGACCGACCGCCGACTTGCCGGTACCGGGGCCGCCCTGCACGACGAGGATGTCCGACGGCGAGCCGGTGACCAGCTCCATCTGGTCACGGCGGATGGTCTCGACGATGTCCCGCATCCGGCCGCCGCGCGACCGCTGGAGCTCCCGCAGGAGGAAGTCGTCCGGCTGGAGCGCCTTCCGGCGCTGGCGTCGTACGACGTCGCCGGGGGACGGCGAGCGTTCCGCCCCCGGCGTGGCGGGGGAGGTGTCCGGCTTCTCCGCCCTGCTGTCGTCCTTGCTGTCGTCGGCGGCCTGCCGGGGCTCAGGTACGGCGGCGGGCTCGGGTTCGAGGCCGGCCGGAGGCACGGAGGTGGGTGTCACCGAAGAGATCTCGTCGAAGTAGCCCTCGACGACCTGCCGCGCGCAACGCAACCGCCGACGCAGGACCACCTCGCCCGGGTTCTCGGGCCTGGCCTCGATCCACTCCTTCGCCAGCGGGCTG
Coding sequences:
- a CDS encoding ATP-binding domain-containing protein, translating into MSTTTRDEILAGEQRAVDHAYDCYTTKLAELSGGSAATASASGKDGIANRVEAEARAEAYGGLGDEALVFARVDAPEDPGGDPRPWYIGRRGVQDASHEPVVLLWTSPLAKEWIEARPENPGEVVLRRRLRCARQVVEGYFDEISSVTPTSVPPAGLEPEPAAVPEPRQAADDSKDDSRAEKPDTSPATPGAERSPSPGDVVRRQRRKALQPDDFLLRELQRSRGGRMRDIVETIRRDQMELVTGSPSDILVVQGGPGTGKSAVGLHRVTWLVNNEHFKAQDILVIGPHQRFLDYVGQVLPTLGTRDVNAVQLDRLWEGEVLGTDSPRARLVKSDERMAAVLRRRVESDYRPEALDGLTVEPSFEGDEPAVVITAGSTTLRVPKSEVLALLARAHGGGGSFRERRDRFRGLFVDRLLQELSDIASRRGQAGTIRRDLERNRRVERLVERVWPSPGPREALRSLYDSAELLRVCADGILDEDERAALSRARAASADADPWTLDDHVCLEELRVLISGDTPRRYGHIVVDEAQDLTPMQARALRRRCAVGGSMTVLGDLAQATGAHIPTSWDLLGALLSDQGDWSVAQLNTSYRVPAEIMEFVAPLARAVAPSLPYPQAVREAGADAVRTVATEPWKLLDDTVAHVARLVHTSDGRTPRSVAVVVPDDSDWLDAISRRIDEGGDIDESNREAVSVLAAEQAKGMEYDHVLVVEPTTIADRGPAGLRQLYVALTRSTQSLTVLHTAPLPEALTGSRGDEAPAVSDARAEGTAGRLPRVGTDVRVEVVDRAPGGRYKVRPLSPGMDRPLVLTVRHGSVPPRRGEKLNCWVFSNETSQIVLTADQRGRSPVSERMAGRYLAALDVLGELAESDGDVPDARSRLSELQGMANRILRRDQADWVDVLHLFGDPGRERLGVLRDLAATTNRALKDGTLDRGRLAEELAASGWAGPLAEARRELRARFATATEPNSADAAPDEATPDDAAPVDAAPPAPQQPDQKEEAQMTTADTISATPAPTTREGFLRALEAAAGADRMCKKHEAVRHALKASLLWADLEPADSPVVDVSCVTERGLFLYEALGAGRSTYADLRSGATRLLEINHTLPTPADGLYLVLSEPPSEDWSADMIRDIFRVNVIWRGPAGWDGDGTDIALGSTAE